A genomic window from Cutibacterium acnes includes:
- a CDS encoding NAD(P)-binding protein: MPHFQQEEPGMSAETMTSDTTDPNGYVIRENQDITARPDLARTTGRVTPTRTRRPVYLDMLPPCNAGCPAGENIQEWLRLIKAHEEEKAWRQLTADNPFPAIHGRVCYHPCEVACNRADLDGAVSIHSVERYLGDLAIEKGWTFTRPTEPSGHRVLVIGAGPAGLSAAYHLAMLGHDVEIHDAGDKVGGMMRYGIPEYRLPREILDAEVARLTDLGIKIVLNHPVNDLMEEKAKGRFDAVFVAIGAHLSKRVDIPTVDASRMVDAVSFLHNVAAGEKPLIGRRVAVYGGGNTAMDAARVAKRLGAEESIVVYRRTAEQMPAHAEEREEAEREGVQMNWLRTITDVGDDLTVEVMELDEDGKPHGTGRYEKLEADTVILAVGQDADTSFLHKMPGMRFRNDVVDVNPSTLMTDVPGIFAGGDTVPSERTVTIGVGHGKRAARQIDLWLNRESGYPTAKNTTVGFNDLNLWYFGDHLRRHQPELDPTQRVGFDEVVGGLTDDQAHFEAGRCLSCGNCFECDGCYGSCPEDAIIKLGKGHRYEFNYDKCTGCATCFDQCPVHAIEMIPEGTDPATVQGSGNPTPGWAVRPEPNPQRSASLKFTVDSEN; this comes from the coding sequence ATGCCGCATTTCCAACAGGAAGAGCCAGGTATGAGCGCCGAGACTATGACGAGTGACACCACCGACCCAAACGGGTACGTCATCAGGGAAAACCAGGACATCACTGCACGTCCTGACCTAGCCCGCACGACCGGCCGCGTCACTCCCACCCGTACCCGCAGACCCGTATACCTCGACATGCTTCCTCCCTGTAATGCTGGCTGCCCAGCCGGCGAAAACATTCAGGAGTGGCTGCGCCTCATCAAGGCCCACGAAGAAGAGAAGGCATGGCGTCAACTGACCGCCGACAACCCCTTCCCTGCCATCCACGGTCGTGTCTGCTACCACCCCTGCGAAGTGGCCTGTAACCGCGCCGACCTCGATGGTGCCGTGTCCATTCACTCCGTGGAGCGCTACCTCGGTGACCTTGCCATTGAAAAGGGCTGGACGTTCACCAGGCCCACGGAGCCCTCCGGGCACCGCGTCCTCGTCATTGGCGCTGGCCCGGCCGGCCTGTCTGCCGCCTACCACCTCGCAATGCTTGGCCACGACGTCGAGATCCACGACGCGGGCGACAAAGTCGGCGGCATGATGCGCTACGGCATCCCCGAATACCGTCTACCGCGCGAAATCCTCGACGCCGAAGTAGCACGTCTCACCGACCTCGGCATCAAGATCGTCCTCAACCATCCCGTCAACGACCTCATGGAAGAAAAGGCCAAGGGGCGTTTCGACGCCGTCTTCGTGGCCATCGGCGCCCATCTATCCAAACGCGTCGACATCCCGACCGTTGATGCCTCCCGAATGGTCGACGCCGTGAGCTTTTTGCACAACGTCGCCGCCGGCGAGAAGCCACTCATTGGACGCCGCGTAGCTGTTTACGGCGGCGGCAACACCGCCATGGATGCCGCGCGCGTCGCCAAGCGCCTCGGCGCCGAGGAGTCCATCGTCGTCTACCGACGCACCGCAGAGCAGATGCCCGCCCACGCCGAAGAGCGCGAAGAAGCCGAGCGCGAGGGCGTCCAGATGAACTGGCTGCGCACCATCACTGACGTCGGCGACGACCTCACCGTCGAGGTCATGGAACTCGACGAGGACGGCAAGCCGCACGGCACCGGACGCTACGAGAAACTCGAAGCCGACACCGTCATCCTTGCCGTCGGCCAGGACGCCGACACCAGCTTCCTACACAAGATGCCCGGTATGAGGTTCCGCAACGACGTCGTCGACGTCAACCCCTCAACCCTCATGACCGACGTCCCCGGTATCTTCGCCGGCGGCGACACCGTCCCCTCCGAGCGCACCGTGACGATCGGCGTTGGCCACGGCAAACGCGCCGCCCGTCAGATCGACCTGTGGCTGAACCGCGAGTCCGGTTACCCGACCGCCAAGAACACCACGGTGGGCTTCAACGACCTCAACCTGTGGTACTTCGGCGATCACCTGCGTCGTCACCAGCCCGAACTCGACCCGACCCAGCGCGTCGGATTCGACGAGGTCGTCGGTGGACTCACCGACGATCAGGCCCACTTCGAAGCCGGACGATGCCTATCCTGCGGTAACTGCTTCGAATGTGACGGCTGCTACGGTTCCTGCCCTGAGGATGCCATTATCAAGCTCGGCAAGGGCCACCGCTACGAATTCAACTACGACAAATGCACCGGATGCGCCACCTGCTTCGACCAGTGCCCAGTTCATGCTATTGAGATGATCCCCGAAGGCACGGACCCGGCCACCGTACAGGGATCCGGCAACCCGACACCCGGCTGGGCGGTGCGTCCTGAACCTAATCCACAACGGTCAGCTTCACTGAAGTTCACCGTCGACTCCGAGAACTGA
- a CDS encoding MTH1187 family thiamine-binding protein: MIVAFSLVPSGGRASREDGGVADAVAAAVRVVRDSGLPNHTSSMFTEIEGSWDEVMDIVKRATEAVAQYGTRVSLVLKADIRPGRTGEMTAKLERLQGELDKQHN, translated from the coding sequence ATGATCGTTGCCTTCAGTCTTGTTCCCAGTGGTGGCCGAGCTTCACGGGAGGACGGTGGCGTTGCCGACGCCGTTGCTGCTGCTGTCAGAGTGGTTCGCGATTCTGGGCTGCCCAACCACACTTCGTCGATGTTCACTGAAATCGAGGGCTCGTGGGATGAGGTCATGGATATCGTTAAGCGGGCTACCGAAGCGGTTGCGCAGTATGGCACTCGGGTGTCGCTTGTACTCAAAGCCGATATTCGTCCCGGGCGTACCGGTGAGATGACGGCCAAACTGGAGCGACTCCAGGGGGAGCTGGATAAGCAGCACAACTGA
- a CDS encoding L-lactate permease yields the protein MVLLQTFTPSANPLGSQWLSALLAVLPVLAMLITLGALRWKAHLAGLFSWGVALIVAITAFRMPIGMAFSSSVQGFLYGLFPISWILLGAIWMYQVTVISGRFDDLRRTFFLISDDPRVLGILIAFCFGGLLEALAGFGAPVAIAAAMLIAIGFGKLRGAITALVANTVPVAFGAVGLPVLMAAKTGGLDVAMVAPVTARVCAVLCLVVPFLMLAIMDGRKGVRECWPFGLFVGVVFGVTKVIVGGTPVYNLTEIFAAVVTVALSLLFLKVWKPKGGREAAERIGIPIDPTVEIESVEAQEVDTSDLTGSRIFMALVPYILVIVVFGIAAIPAVKDSFKAADVKMAWPGLSGLMTAGGEAAAHQTYIWQWLSQPGFLLAIVAILVGFIYRVPLADVTKELWINAKKMKFSMLTIGLVVALAYVMGDSGQTLALGMFIAGAGAVYPFLAPILGWIGTYVTGSDTSANILFSGLQSSVGQQVGAGSYLGMESMRHLLVGAGASGGVVGKMISPQSLTIAATAIGLAGGESVILRKVFKFSIILLVLMCIIVGLMSTPVLGWMVP from the coding sequence ATGGTTCTTCTCCAGACCTTCACCCCATCGGCCAACCCTCTAGGGTCGCAATGGCTGTCGGCCCTCTTGGCGGTCCTGCCGGTGCTGGCCATGCTCATTACCCTTGGTGCGCTGCGTTGGAAGGCGCACCTGGCTGGCCTCTTCTCATGGGGTGTCGCCCTCATTGTGGCGATCACCGCCTTCCGTATGCCGATCGGAATGGCGTTTTCCTCAAGCGTCCAAGGTTTCCTCTACGGCCTCTTCCCGATTTCGTGGATCCTGCTAGGCGCCATCTGGATGTATCAGGTGACGGTCATTTCCGGTCGCTTCGACGACCTGCGCCGCACCTTCTTCCTCATCAGCGACGACCCGCGTGTGCTGGGCATCCTCATCGCCTTCTGCTTCGGTGGTCTACTAGAAGCCCTGGCCGGGTTCGGTGCCCCCGTCGCCATCGCCGCTGCGATGCTCATCGCTATCGGATTCGGCAAGCTCCGTGGTGCCATCACTGCCTTGGTCGCTAATACCGTCCCGGTGGCGTTCGGAGCCGTCGGTCTGCCGGTTCTCATGGCCGCCAAGACCGGTGGCTTGGACGTCGCGATGGTGGCCCCGGTCACCGCCCGCGTCTGCGCCGTGCTCTGCCTCGTCGTCCCCTTCCTCATGCTGGCGATCATGGACGGCCGTAAGGGTGTTCGCGAATGCTGGCCCTTTGGCCTGTTCGTCGGCGTCGTCTTCGGTGTGACGAAGGTCATCGTCGGCGGCACCCCGGTCTACAACCTCACTGAGATTTTCGCCGCCGTCGTCACCGTCGCCCTCTCCCTGCTTTTCCTTAAAGTCTGGAAACCCAAGGGCGGCCGCGAGGCCGCCGAGCGCATCGGCATCCCAATCGATCCGACCGTCGAGATCGAGTCGGTCGAGGCTCAGGAGGTCGACACCTCTGACCTCACTGGCAGCCGTATCTTTATGGCCCTCGTTCCCTACATCCTCGTCATCGTGGTCTTCGGTATCGCCGCTATCCCTGCTGTCAAGGACAGTTTCAAAGCCGCCGACGTGAAGATGGCCTGGCCTGGCCTATCCGGACTCATGACCGCCGGTGGCGAGGCCGCCGCCCACCAGACATACATCTGGCAATGGCTGTCCCAGCCGGGCTTCTTGCTTGCCATCGTCGCAATTCTCGTGGGCTTCATCTACCGGGTGCCCCTCGCCGACGTCACTAAAGAGCTATGGATCAACGCCAAGAAGATGAAGTTTTCGATGCTGACCATCGGTTTGGTCGTCGCTTTGGCCTATGTGATGGGTGACTCCGGCCAGACCCTTGCTCTTGGCATGTTCATCGCTGGGGCAGGAGCGGTCTACCCGTTCCTCGCCCCGATCCTCGGTTGGATCGGCACGTACGTCACCGGATCCGATACCTCCGCCAACATCCTGTTCTCTGGCTTACAGAGCAGTGTGGGACAACAGGTCGGTGCTGGGTCATATCTTGGTATGGAAAGCATGCGGCATTTGCTGGTTGGTGCGGGCGCATCCGGCGGTGTCGTCGGCAAGATGATCTCCCCGCAGTCGCTGACCATCGCGGCCACCGCGATAGGTCTAGCCGGCGGCGAGTCGGTCATCCTGCGCAAGGTTTTTAAATTCTCGATCATCCTCCTCGTCCTGATGTGCATCATCGTCGGCCTCATGTCGACCCCGGTGCTCGGATGGATGGTCCCCTGA